The window ATTAGTTGATATCCTAACAAAAGGGCTGAACAGTTCAATGTTTCACGATCTTGTATTCAAGTTGGGAATGGAAGACATCTATTCCTCAGCTTGAAGGGGAGTGTTGAGctgtaaatagaataggagaattattttcctattatgttagtttcctatttttgtaaatagatacttttatgatttaggaataagttagtttcttattatgtctcttgtttcctatttcttctcttgtaatctcctatataaactgtgtgtatagtcaatctaatatacagaatttattatttttcatcccatatgtcgtgtcattattttatatctagtgttttatttttaattagtctacatatttgtataattattttttaaaatgacccttaaaaaacaagtgaaaataattaaaaaatattctctaaaaacaccttgttttctatttttaagaacagaaaatagaaaacattttttttattgtcaaatgtgttttcctatttttttgttttaaagaacagAAAACTATTATTGAGAACAATTGCCAAACAGTCCCCAAGTCATAATGAGGTTGTCCCCTCAACAGTATTGGAAGAATTGTCAATTGGAAACAAGCTTTCCTGTTATTTTCCCAACCCTCATTGCAAAAGCAGATATTAACTTGGAGAAAATGCTTTGATATGGAGCAACACAATAAAATTATCTTCACCCACTTAATTAGAGGATCAAAGTTCAGAAAGTTTAATGGATTATCAATGAAAAACGGTTCAAAGAGAATTGAACTTACAACAGTAGGTCATTCAAGTTCTAAGAAGTTTTAGGTTGCATAGATAAAGAATGGAAGGAGAAAAGAGATTAGAGTTAAGAAAGCTACATTTTAGGTTAGAAAAGCAGAAAAGTCTGGCTGCTAGTGGGTTGAAATCATGATTATAACAACAAGAAGAAACTAAGTAATCAACCATATAATAATGAAACCAAAATGCTTAATCATTAGTCAAATTCTAGTCTCATTTTGGTGTGTGTGGCCTTCACACTAATTTAAAGTTCCTAAATGGCTGGTTTGCACCTTGCAATCacttaaattattctaaaaaagaaaactttaagaaaaatatatataagtttacaAAAATAAAGCTTCTTCTAAGTAAGAAATTtccagaaaattaaattttttatatttgaaacaGTACTAAACTGGATCCAAAAAGAAATAGCCCCGTAGTTAAACCACTGCTAACCTAAATAAAAACAGGTAAATTTCCTTTATACCCCTTGTACCTTGCCTCAGTGTACTTAAAAAACCCTTTCTGTTCTAAAAACTATACTGAGAGAGAGAGCAAGGGAGAGATGATTGTCAAAACCTGTAAATTGCCATCATGTCACTTCTACTATCTTCAGCTTGAGTACTTGTTGCTGTAGGATCTATTCTGTCATCTATGAAACTATCATCATATGAATTGTTGTTCTGGTCATCTTCCTCATCATCAGATACTTCAGCTTCTGAAGATACCCTGATCACAACAAATTGCAAACAATTCAGCATCATAAAAACATCACAAAGACCCTGACTTAGAATTTTTCACTGACTTGTCAAGCAGTTTAACTTAGaatttctcatttcattttgtttctctAGCTAACAGAACCCTATTTCCATTATTCCAGAACCAAGTTTATACATGGAAGAGAGGAATAAGAAAAAAGGTGTCCATTGACAACATGTAAATTGTCATTGATCAACCAAGCATGTACATACTCAGCTTCCTCTTCAATAAATGCTCTGACATTGTCAACTGGCTTTTGTTTACCTGAAGGCACCAAAAGATGCCAAGTATCAGTAAAGAGTTCATAAAAGACAATCGGTTCCTAAACAACTCCCAATGCTGAGAACTTTCAGTTCAGGTCTTCACTTAAATAAGAAATGAAGCATAAAACTTAGAATTCAATCATTCAGAAAAGCGCTGGAAAGAAAAGAGCAACCACATGTAACAATAGTGTTAAAAGCTTAAAGATGCACATTGAGACAGAAGTTCAAGTTACCTCTGTTATGCTTATTTCTGATAGGAATAATACTAGAAGTTTCGGCAAGGTTTCCTGAAGGGTCAATAGAATTTTCTTTCATGCTCTTCATATTCCTCCTTTGGCCAGTGTCCCCATATTTGCGCAACCTTTTAAACTTCCTTTCCTGCTTGACACTTGCTGACTTGTCTCCAGAGCTTAGATGCCAGTCTTTGCTACAACTATTGTTTGTCAGATTTGCCAAGGGAGTTTTGACTTCCTCAACAATTGGAGAAGAGGGATTGCTTCCTCTTGCTTTGGCACTAATGTCTGGCTTGAGTATAGGAGAGTGCATTCCATTACTAATTGGAGAATTCAAGGTATCTTGTCCAGAGGTACTAACATCCAAAGTGACCTTTTCATTCTTTCCAGTCAGTAACATTTCAGAAAGTACTTTGGCAGGTGAAACAAGATCTGGAACAAGAAACTCATTTCTTGGTCTTCCATTTGATGGCCCTGCAAAATCCAATGTTTTTTCAGCATGAACTTTTCCCTTGTATGATAGTTTTACGCAAACAACATTCCAACCTCCAAccttacaaatatataaaagcaTATCAATGTTTGAGGAAGAATACTGACCACTTTCATTTATAGGAGACTCTGGAACAACGCCGCTTTTGATCAAATTAGTTAACCGTGGACTAAGGTCAGTGTCTCCAATATCATCACTGGACTCAGCAGCTAGAAATATTGGTGTTTTGTTTGCCACAAGAGTCTCAACAGCAGTATCTCCTTCATGTGACAGACTTCCCTTCAAAATTGGAGTCTGAACAATCTCCTCAACCCCATCCAGTTTTTTCTCTTGCTGGCCGAGAGAGTTGTGTAATTTGGATATTAGCAGAGTCTCGTCCATTGTGCATCTTGCCTGGCCAGAAGTCCTCAAGTTTGCAACGGCTTTTTCTTCCATACTTTGTCCTTTGTGCTGTCCCTGTGAAGTCCCACTATGACAAGAATCTTGCTTCAAACAATTTAGCAACATACTACTGCTTGCACTTGCACACTTAGAATGTGAAACTTCCTTTGAAGGAATTAAGGGAACAGATAAAATTAAGACATTTCCAAGAGTGTCAACAGATACAAAATCGGACCCAAATAGATAGGAATGCACATGAGGATTGTTGCCTTGGGAACTAGACATGCTATGCTTCTCCTTGGTTTTTGTGTTCCTTATAGGTGATTCTTCAGAATAAGACAATTCTCTTATTGGTTGCGCTTTTGGGGAATCACCAAAAATAATTGAATCTGGAACAGcatgttgaaaattttcatcacacaaatgattaaatttgaaaatctgtAGAACAACATAAATTTTCATCACTTTGACCTAGAAAGATCATTGCAAATAGAAGATAGAACAGATCGACATTGCTAGAGCTGAATTGACAAATTGTAATTTTCAGATCGTATTCTGCACCAGTGAAAGAAAGAAGGAACAAAACCTGAATTGAAGCAATAAAGCAAACAAGTTCAAGACCTAAAAATTAGCTGAGAAGAGTTGACTCTGAACTCAACCTGCAATATTTTCACTTGAGATTATATACAAACACATAGAGATGCCTTCAAATGTACACGCCAGAGTACAGACAATAAGGCAAAACATTATGCACGTTGCCTGTCCAGCAATTTCAGCAAATTCCTAACAGTTAAAAACAACCTTAATCAGCCAATGATAAGGTCAGGATCAAACAATGACTGCCTGGAGGCAACAAGCTCACTGGGAAGACCCACCTTTCAGAAAGGATAGGTGCAAGGTAAGGAAGAGGGCAACATGAAAAGGAAATCAACTTCATGAAATGCTACTATTGTATAGTCTTGACCATAGTTGTTAAATCGTAAAACGTATCATGTATCGTCTTCCTATTTTTTTGTATCatgtatcataagtttttttacatagtgaaaaataaatagaaagaatATGCATATATGTGCATATATATTGGAAGCTTGTGAAGTATAGAGTAATATATAACCAATTTTATGAACGATAGTAGGATTTAAAGAGTCAAACTATATCATGCCATATGAAATACAAgacttttaaaaagtttaatttaacaaaatatgaggTTAATGTATAGGTTCATCAcaaaatccacaaaaataatcttttaaaatttttaattttgatttttagttccaaattctaaCTAGACATATGTACTTTATGAGTAGTTCATATATATGTCTTTATGAGTCATCTCAAAAGTTTCAACTTTTCATGATTGACATcgttcatttttcaaataataataaaaaataaaaaatatattaaataaaagtctTTATTCATcaatcaccatcattttcaatgtcaacatttaatctatttaaataaCAATATTGTGATATTCATTGCAAGAATAAATTTACCTAACTTAGATTATGGCCTTTGATACTATGAATGTAACttttcatataatattattttatattatatctcACTCCCTTTTAtaatcaatttctaatcttttttcatattttaaacaattaatataataattctttcaacaaaataactttttaatttgatttttcttaataattatgaaaaatagttgaaCGTGTATGTATAGTTGTATAGTTGTATAGTTGTATCATGTATCGTATTGTATATCATAAGATACATTTAGGATTGTGatacatattgatttttataaaatgcaTCATATCTTGTATCGTAAGGTTTTAAGAACTATGGTCTTGACAGCATCAATGTTACAAGGACCCTATTGTGACTAGAACATAGAACACATTACCATATGGCTTAAGAGGGGAACATTCCCATGGTATGTCCTAGTTCCTCACGACAAACTATCTAACTAGACTCCTATACTCCAAAAAATACCATGAAAACACTATTTTAACATACAACTGCCATAATATCAAATCTGGAATTCAACCACTacttaaaaggaaaattcatGAGGATACATTATGagctaaaataatttattttcccaaaaagCTAGCTAACTTGGTCAGATCATTTACTCAATgagtttgataaaaaaaaaaatctttatttaaattggGTAATGTTAAAAACCAAATGGTAGATCCTTTTCATCTATTAGAGAAAGCTGGCAGCCAACTGATGCAACCCAACCACAAAAACGATAAACAGGAGAAACAACAAGAAAACGATGACACTGCATTAGCttgaaatttttcttttaggaaatttgataaatgttttAGTGTTCTCTTTTTCATATAACCCAGAGGGTTTCATAGGTTTAGATAGGTTTGTAGAAGAAGATTGGAACAAGATGGTTGAGCTCTACTgtttggaggaaaaaaaaatataatcctTTTCACCCCTTACCATCTTTAAAAagatttagaatattttaagaaaatacaaCCTGCTATTATTTGATTAATATCTAAAGATTGAATCCCAAAAACTCAACAAGAGAACTGGGGAACTCAATCGAGTTATGTTGACTGATTTATCATCATGTTATCCAAGTTCTCATTTCACTTCAACAGCTCCAgaagtcatttaaaaaattagaaattaaaagaacTAGATTGATAGGAATACACATTCTAAAGATGCAAGATAATGTACTAACAATTAATTCATCAGctagggaaataaaataatacaacaaaaaaataataataataataacaacaatgcTCGAGCCAAAATTTGAGGCATGTCGAAGTGTATTAATTGGCAATctggaaaagaaatatattaggagactcgaaaaaaaaaaatagaagtaatCACCATTAAGCATTAACATCTTTTACCATTTATATTTCCCCTGAAAATTAATTGTGCACTATATGTTCATTTGTCTCAAGGAACAAAGACCaccataaaaacaaataaaaggatttctaattaaattttattaccaTGCACAAGTGAGCATGcttgtaaataaattaaagaccttctaaaaacaaataaaagaccTTTGTAACTCTTGTTGCAAATCAAATGCTTCCACACACTTTAAGGgggaaaagggaaagaaagaatCTTCCCTTAGGAAGCTCCATTTGACAGTGTGTGAAAAGAGATCAACATGCCCTATAATGACCAAACCAAATCATGGAAAGTTTCCTGAGatcacaagttttttttttttttttttttgataggtgagATTACAAGTTCTATTGCACAAGCCATTTGAGTCGTTGAAATTTCTGTTACCTTTTCTACTTTCCTCATGCTGTTCAACAGTTTCTACTGCCAAATGCTCATCCATAGAGGCTTCATCTTTTCTGAAAACACAAGGTTTGTTGCACAAGCCATTTGAGTTGTTGAAGGTGATGTTGCCCACTCTACTTTTGTCATACTGTTCAACAGTTTCAACTCCCAGATGCTCATTTGTGGAGACTTCACCCTGGACTCAATGTATAAAAGTCATATTCACAATAGTATAATATAACAGgacaaaaaaatattagcaAAAAAATCTGGAGCAAACCTCAACAAAGAATGTTTTGCTGTTTCCTGAAAATGATAGACCTTGCAAATGTTGCATCATGTCAATCAGAATCTCTGTTCTGAATGAATGTGGTATTTTATGCACTCCAGTGGGAAATGCCTGAAAGGGTGGAAAAGCAATAAGAGATGGTCGCCATGTTATCTTTCCGGTAGTGCCAAAATACTTTGCAAGAACTTCAGTCTCAACATTGGTTAGCTTGTCTGTAGAAATAGGTGCCTGGATAGGATGATcatcttttcctttccttccacgAGGAACAAACTGTTCAATTGATAGCTCAACAAACTGAACTTCAGGTTTGAAAATGTGGGGAATCTATAAATTAAACAACACAGTACACAAAGTTAAGAAGgcaaaaacctaaaaataaaaaataaaatagggacAAAAGGAGTTACAGGGAACCAGGACTGTAAAGCTTACCATTCTTGGACTAGAAtggaaattaaaactattcatCCCCCCATTTCGCATGTGTTTCCTTACAGTCTTGCTGTTTGCTTGCTTTCGCATGTAACCCTTCATTTCTGACCCTTCACAGGCTAAAACTAGTAACACTCGTCAAGGAACAAATAGAATAGGAACAAAAGAatctacaaaaaaaatgttaataatttcaaagccaagaaatataaaaaagaaatagtaaGAAGAAGTTGGTGGTATGCTCGTATCAATGAAACTGACAATCTGCTCCAGACACATAAATGATAAAAGGATATCAACTCGTCCATCATGTTTCCTTCCAGTCCTCCCCATGCGTTGAATCATTCGCAACGGTGAGATATTAGCATCAAAACATATTACAAGATCAACTTCCATGATATCCAGGCCTTCTTCACCAATTGACGTGGCAATAATGACATTGAATCCACCAGCGCGAAATTTCTGTAGGAGAAAAAAGTAAGCCAACAAAGGAGAAGGAcctgaaggaaaaacaaacaGGAGTACAATAATCACCTCCAAAACTGCCTGCTGAACTTTTTGTGACTGACCTTTTGATGCTTTTCCTGTAAAACAACAATATTAACAgaggttttccaaaaaaacgGGCTGACCTAATTCAATTACTGCCCACTGGGAAACAAATTATTTCTAAAGAAACGAAAGGCACTGAAACAGAAATTCCATCAAATCATAAAAATCTTCTTCATTGCAAGGATTTGCCATAATCTTTCAAGAGCACATTTAAAATGGGATTCTTATAACTAGTACTCTataatacacacacacacacacacatacatacatatttggaaaataagaaattcaGTTGAAGAGAGGACAAGAAACCAGAAAAAGACAGCCAAACATTCAAGAACTAAAAAAGGATAGGGGAGCACCTCAAGCCTAGACCAATCTCAATCAAAGAATACATCCCATCATGTAATGGATGCTCTAATAAGCTTGTTGAAAGCAGGGAGACAAGAGAAAACCATGAAAAAGAGAAGTTTTCACCTGATATTCTAGCAAGGAAATTCACAAGAAACCCCACATCAATTTTAAAGTCTTCTCCTTTCAGGTTTCCAAAGGCACCCAACtgcttaaaaaattactttccacacaatcttttcttctttggctgaaaatattgaaaaagcaGCCAGATTTCCCATTTGAGCATAATAACATGAACAATCCTGAACCAAGCACATAATATTTATCCATGCAAAAGTACAATAAGTGAATAGGGGCTAAGCAACACCCTGTTGCATTGCCATTGCCCACTATCTGttgttaaaaacaaaacaatgttAACAACTATGAAAACATGTTCACAGAAattattgttcattttttcatataaaaaatataaaaaaaaattaagaatttgcCAAATTCTCCAAAAGTTGgtgtttggaattttatgtGGCATGAATCACCCCCTCTAGTCCTAAGAATCCAATATTACCAGGGATTTTAAACTAAAAGACATACTTGATGCAAAAAGGAAAGTAAAAGGACAAGAGTATAAACCTGAGCTTTGGCCAATAAACTGGGTAGCTTTAACTGACTCCCCAATCTTTGCTAATGCATCCATTATGTCCCTGAACGTGAACAATTATtgtaagcaaaaaaaaatatttatgcatcaaattaaaggaaaaaatcgTTATGTACACAAGTAACAAAAGAGATCTGAGAGTTAAAATCAGTATAACAATACAATCGAGTTTAAAGAAATCTTCTTCACCTGACACTCCccctaaaatttgaaaaaatgattacTCTTGAATTTTGTGGATTGTTTGCTTCTGCATCCACATATGTAGTCGTCACATTCCccagaatagaaaaaatcatgGTTAAATATAAAACAGCAATAAACTTAAAACTGACTACATTTCCATGTATCAATTATCAGAAGTaaacaaaatttacaaataacaaaaatatcatCTCTATAGAACATTGGAAACAAAGTCCCATGCTGGTGATGATGAAGTCATTATCAGATTAAGACAGTGTGAGGAATGATTAATGCTGCAggaaaattaacttaatttttaagatttgtcCAAATCAGTGATCGTACTGAGTTGAATCatcagaaagaaaataaagtcaTCTAAAGGAAGCTGAAGCATTGCAAAAATGAAGCAATGGTGCCTTAAAGTTGAtggattttatcatgtttgaaaAACGTTCATCATAATAACATAAGCAGAATCTTTTAATAGTTTTGATATGTAGATATTGAGTGAAAAAGCAGTACATATTGCTAGATGAAATTATGGAATTTGAATCTTTTTCAAATACAATACAGAATTGAGTCAAAaaaagaccaattgaagcttaCAACTATGTAGACCTTCATGAAGCTATTAGGTGGCAGTTTAAAGGGAACTGAAAATAAAGAAGTTTTGAAGGTTGTTATTCTTTTACTTgtaatttccatttatttacaACCCTAGTTGGCTGGCACTGTGCACACTTCCTGTATTGTGTGGTTCATCTCCTTCTGGTTTTTCAATATACACTTTAGTTACTAATAAGTTATCTTAcctaattttctaaaaatgtttagaaaacATATTACATTGTTAGAATAAAGCttccaaattcaaattcaaaatctaaCCTCCACAATGCCAGAATAGAGCCACAGCACAAAGCAAAAACTACGTCAAATGcaaatagaaaaatgatgtgAATCCACTTACTGAAATGATCAATCAATATGTCTAACATTTTAGACAATTTTGGATTTGGGGTGCCGTTAGACAAGCTTTGCTGCATTAAGCACTTGGCTTTCCAAAGAACTTCATTTTTACTCATAAGTCTTGCAAAAGGCCTGCAACAAGCTTAAATACTGTCAACAACTATATGTACCAACTTAAAGATTGTGTTTAGAAGTCCTAAAAATTGATACATTGTGCAAGGACTCTAGCAAAAATTATAGTAATGTTGGAAAAGAACAATAatattctgataaaaaaaaaaaagaccaataATATAAATTGATTCCTACAAGCTCATTCACACTTCaggaatataaaatatgaactttTGAATTTGAACAAAAGAATGCATTGTCTGATCTGTTGCAGATGGGTCcaccaaaaaaaattttatgacATATAGAACAGCCACATAGGTTCTCAAACTCCATTGAAAAATTTAACAGCCTGAGATTTCTTTCTCGTCCTGTTTTCCCATTTTATGAGTCAAGTGAGCCCTAAATGGGTGACCAACTGAGTTGGTTGTTTAATGTTAGTGGAAtctggatattaaatttagctAACAAATGATTATGAATTTAGTTAAATTATGTTTGTATGAAACTTAGCACAGATGAGTATCCTGGaagttgaatttgaaatgaTCAATTGCTTAGCTAAAGTGAAAAAGATGATACACAGTGCAGTGAGGGCTGCACAAGGACATACCCTTGTTGCATTTTTTCTTCGAGCATCTCGTGGGCTGGCCTTATTCCATGACTGGAAAGTAACTTACGAATATGGTAAAGTGTAATAAGAGCTCCAAAATAACCTTCTACTTCCCCATACTTCATGTGAGGAAGGGCTAGTGGCGGTGCTTGACGAAATTtatcccttgaattaagcaaaTCACATGGGCTCAACTGTCAAAGGTCAAAGACAAGTTTTAGAATCAAGAAAACTTAGAGATATGATAGTTATATTTGGCATTTAAAAGAGAGAGATCAAATGGCTCTGCacttaaaagatataaaattattttttacatcatAGTGTTGccattttaaattttccttgttgattttttttatcttttttatattgattcATTATACACTACAGTTCTTCTAAAGAGAACTTCTAGTTAGAAGAAAACATGAGGAAACATAAACACATGAAGATACAAAAATCCAAGACTACTTGCCCAAATGGATGTGCAAATATAATAACtattgaaagagagagagagaaaaccttaattctcattcatatattgttaacttcttacaatagagaaatatatatacaaggctaggttgaactaactaccatatatgtgacctatattaagaaaggaaagaaacttGTACACTTTAAATACATTAtactcaacactccccctcaagctggagcatatatgtcatatgcaccaagtttgttacaaatgtatttaatcctaggacctctgagagatttagtgaagatgtctgctagttgatcatttgaattatcAAAACTTGATatgatcttctctctaatgaattgacagtcaacttcaatatgtttggtcctttcatgaaagactggattggatgcaatatgtaatgcggcctgattGTCACAGACTAGCTTTATCtattcatcttttccaaatctcaattcctgaaggagttgcctcaaccatatgagttcacatgttgccaaagccatagctcgatactcagctTCGGGGcttgatctggccactacatcttgtttcttactcttccaggatattaagttacctccaataaaaacacaataccctgaGGTGGAACGCCTATCTGAGGGTGaaccagcccaatctgcatctgtgtaaccaacaatttgggtatggcccctgtcttcatacaacataccttggcctagtgttcctttaatataccgaagaatgcggatcacagcatcccaatggttgtcacatggtgactgtagaaattgactaaccacactcacaggaaaagagatgtctggccgagtgatggtgaggtagttcagtttgcctacaagtcgtcgatatctcctaggatctcttagaggctccccctgtcctggtacaagtttgacatttggatccataggagtgtcaacaggtttacattctaacatacatgtttcttccaagatgtctaaggcatacttcctttgtgacataACCACACCTGAACTGGATTGAACTATTTCAAGTCTCAAAAAGTACTTAGAGtttgcccaagtctttggtttgaaagtggttgaaaaggtgttgttttagtctttggataccctcttggtcactgcctgtaatgacaatgtcatccacataaactaccaaatagatgcactggctcgaagagttatgatgatagaaaactgaatgatcTACTTTACTCTGAAGcattccaaactcttgaacaattGAACTAAAACGCCCAAACCATGCCCGAGGAGACTGTTTCAAGCTATATAGAGAGCGGCGTAAcgtgcacactaaaccagactccccctaaGCAACAAAatcaggtggttgctccatatacacttccttgagaagttcaccatgaaggaaagcattcttaatatccaattgataaagagacCAATGACACATAGCTGCCATGGAGAGAAATAAGCGAACAAAAGCAATCTTGGCAATAGGAGAGAAGGTGTCACCATAGTCACAACCATAAATCTAAGTATAACATTTAGCAACCaggcgggccttaaggcgatcaacctgaccatcaagACCAACTTTAACAGTGTGGACCCAACGACTTCCAACTATAGATTTACCAGgaggtaaagaaacaagatcccatgtgccattggagtgcagagcagccatttcatcaatCATTGCATGTCGCCACCCAGGATGAGAAAATGCCTCACTAGTGCTcttaggaagagaaacagaggataaagtagagacaaaggcagaataggatgaagataatcgatggtagctcaaaaaattatcaataggatgaggattacaagtagatcgattacctttccgaagagaAATAGGTAAATGGTCAGTAGATGACAGGGCCGGGGTAGGAGAAATCGGTGGGACAGGAGGTGAGTCATTAAGTACCTCAACtgaagagagaggaggagcaACAGCACGATGTCGACGAAGATAAACCTGAAGAGGACAAGAGAGCGCATCTGAAGGGGGGGATATATAGGGAAATGGCAATACTTCAAAAATGGGAAGAGATtcagaggatgagaagaatggagagtcctcaaagaaggtgacatcaacGAAGAGAAAATAACGATGAGTGTcaggggaataacaacgatagccCTTCTGAAGTcgagagtatcccaagaagatgcatttcgtAGCCTTGGCGgagagcttgtcctgtccaggtgtgagagtatgaac is drawn from Vitis riparia cultivar Riparia Gloire de Montpellier isolate 1030 chromosome 18, EGFV_Vit.rip_1.0, whole genome shotgun sequence and contains these coding sequences:
- the LOC117907000 gene encoding DEAD-box ATP-dependent RNA helicase FANCM isoform X2; amino-acid sequence: MASTTPHLITVDDDDEFDWEAAFREIDVACQTTKPSISCSDNNKPKLSKQSTLDRFISPAGAVPPLENGDTLDRDKSNLVGDEGLCCIDVDAEAAKTWIYPVNVPMRKYQLSITKTALFSNTLVALPTGLGKTLIAAVVMYNYFRWFPEGKIVFAAPSRPLVMQQIEACHNIVGIPQVKQVLQGELASGKLNEFSLLHLKCWRRIFNLLMAAPVQLRILALTATPGSKQQSIQNIIDNLHISTLEYRNESDHDVSPYVHNRNVELIEVAMGQDAIEINNVLLEVIRPFVIRLCAVGVLQNRDLQTLSPCDLLNSRDKFRQAPPLALPHMKYGEVEGYFGALITLYHIRKLLSSHGIRPAHEMLEEKMQQGPFARLMSKNEVLWKAKCLMQQSLSNGTPNPKLSKMLDILIDHFKANNPQNSRVIIFSNFRGSVRDIMDALAKIGESVKATQFIGQSSGKASKGQSQKVQQAVLEKFRAGGFNVIIATSIGEEGLDIMEVDLVICFDANISPLRMIQRMGRTGRKHDGRVVVLACEGSEMKGYMRKQANSKTVRKHMRNGGMNSFNFHSSPRMIPHIFKPEVQFVELSIEQFVPRGRKGKDDHPIQAPISTDKLTNVETEVLAKYFGTTGKITWRPSLIAFPPFQAFPTGVHKIPHSFRTEILIDMMQHLQGLSFSGNSKTFFVEGEVSTNEHLGVETVEQYDKSRVGNITFNNSNGLCNKPCVFRKDEASMDEHLAVETVEQHEESRKDSIIFGDSPKAQPIRELSYSEESPIRNTKTKEKHSMSSSQGNNPHVHSYLFGSDFVSVDTLGNVLILSVPLIPSKEVSHSKCASASSSMLLNCLKQDSCHSGTSQGQHKGQSMEEKAVANLRTSGQARCTMDETLLISKLHNSLGQQEKKLDGVEEIVQTPILKGSLSHEGDTAVETLVANKTPIFLAAESSDDIGDTDLSPRLTNLIKSGVVPESPINESGPSNGRPRNEFLVPDLVSPAKVLSEMLLTGKNEKVTLDVSTSGQDTLNSPISNGMHSPILKPDISAKARGSNPSSPIVEEVKTPLANLTNNSCSKDWHLSSGDKSASVKQERKFKRLRKYGDTGQRRNMKSMKENSIDPSGNLAETSSIIPIRNKHNRGKQKPVDNVRAFIEEEAEVSSEAEVSDDEEDDQNNNSYDDSFIDDRIDPTATSTQAEDSRSDMMAIYRRSLLSQSPVVRQPNFSADFSPCTLAPMTRITETGSSLSKTTYSLNQSSERNTVSIQINPEIISSEAIPWTSVSPRENERELESRKRKLGIYQGGSVPVINLERQFQLEAASKESSLQHQAEKIETIGDVFYDDQFYEGLDLDAVEAQATMLLRHKSELFTQKQDPQSLDLFGSPTFDLGI